A genome region from Sceloporus undulatus isolate JIND9_A2432 ecotype Alabama chromosome 1, SceUnd_v1.1, whole genome shotgun sequence includes the following:
- the RBM25 gene encoding RNA-binding protein 25 isoform X1 → MSFPPHLNRPPMGIPTLPPGIPPPQFPGFPPPVPPGTPMIPVPMGIMAPAPTVLVPTTVSMVGKHIGIRKDHPGLKNKENDENSGPTTTVFVGNISEKASDMLIRQLLAKCGLVLSWKRVQGASGKLQAFGFCEYKEPESTLRALRLLHDLQIGEKKLLVKVDAKTKAQLDEWKAKKRASNGNSRPETTTDDEEALDEDAKRRDQLIKGAIEILIREYSSELNAPSQESDSHPRKKKKEKKEDIFRRFPVAPLIPYPLITKEDINAIEMEEDKRDLISREISKFRDTHKKLEEEKGKKEKERQEIEKERRERERERERERERREREREREREREREKEKERERERERDRDRDRTKDRDRDRERDRDRDRERSSDRNKDRSRSREKSRDREREREREREREREREREREREREREREREREKDKKRDREEDEEDAYERRKLERKLREKEAAYQERLKNWEIRERKKAREYEKEAEREEERRREMAKEAKRLKEFLEDYDDDRDDPKYYRGSALQKRLRDREKEMEADERDRKREKEELEEIRQRLLAEGHPDPDAELQRMEQEAERRRQPQTKQEPESEEEEEEKQEKEEKREEPEEEEEEPEQKPCLKPTLRPISSAPSVSSASGNATPNTPGDESPCGIIIPHENSPDQQQPEEYRPKIGLSLKLGACNSPNQPNAVKRKKLTVDSVFNKFEDEDSDDMPRKRKLVPLDYGDEDKGSSKGSVNTEEKRKHIKSLIEKIPTAKPELFAYPLDWSIVDSTLMERRIRPWINKKIIEYIGEEEATLVDFVCSKVMAHSSPQSILDDVAMVLDEEAEVFIVKMWRLLIYETEAKKIGLVK, encoded by the exons ATGTCTTTCCCGCCTCACTTGAATCGCCCTCCTATGGGTATTCCAACTCTTCCGCCTGGAATTCCACCTCCACAGTTCCCAGGTTTTCCTCCACCTGTACCTCCTG GGACACCAATGATTCCTGTGCCAATGGGTATTATGGCTCCTGCACCAACG gTGTTGGTCCCAACTACTGTGTCAATGGTTGGAAAGCACATAGGAATCAGAAAGGACCATCCAGGTCtaaaaaacaaggaaaatgatGAAAATAGTGGTCCTACTACAACCGTCTTTGTAGGCAATATATCTGAAAAGGCATCAGACATGCTCATAAGACAGCTTCTTGCT AAATGTGGTCTGGTTTTGAGCTGGAAGAGAGTTCAAGGAGCATCTGGAAAACTTCAAG cctttgGTTTTTGTGAGTATAAAGAACCAGAATCCACACTACGGGCACTCAGGTTACTTCATGATCTTCAAATTGGAGAAAAGAAACTACTTGTGAAAGTTGATGCCAAGACAAAAGCTCAGCTAGATGAATGGAAGGCAAAGAAAAGGGCTTCCAATGGG AACTCCAGGCCAGAAACTACAACTGATGATGAAGAAGCACTTGATGAAGATGCAAAGAGAAGAGACCAGCTAATTAAAGGGGCCATTGAAATTTTAATACGGGAATATTCCAGCGAGCTCAATGCCCCCTCCCAAGAGTCTGACTCTCatcccaggaagaagaaaaaggaaaagaaggaggac ATTTTCCGCAGATTTCCAGTGGCCCCACTGATACCTTATCCACTCATCACCAAG GAGGATATAAATGCTATAGAAATGGAAGAAGATAAAAGGGACCTCATATCCCGAGAGATCAGTAAATTCAGAGATACTCACAAG AAattggaggaggaaaaaggcaaaaaggaaaaagagagacaagaaattgaaaaagaacgccgtgaaagagaaagggaacgggagcgtgagagagagagaagggagcgtgaaagagagagggaaagagagcgTGAacgagagaaggagaaggagcggGAGCGTGAACGAGAAAGAGATAGAGATCGGGACCGCACTAAAGACAGAGACCGGGACAGGGAAAGAGATCGGGACAGAGACCGTGAAAGAAGCTCAGACCGCAACAAAGATCGGAGCAGATCTAG GGAAAAAagcagagacagagaaagggaacGGGAACGGGAGAGAGAGCGGGAACGGGAGAGAGAGCGGGAACGAGagcgagaaagagaaagagagcggGAAAGGGAACGAGAAAAGGACAAGAAAAGAGAtagagaagaagatgaagaagatgcGTATGAGCGCCGTAAACTGGAAAGGAAGCTAcgagaaaaagaagcagcttatCAAGAG CGCCTTAAAAACTGGGAGATCAGAGAACGAAAGAAAGCTAGAGAATATGAGAAAGAAGctgagagggaagaagaaagacgAAGGGAGATG GCAAAAGAAGCAAAACGTCTAAAAGAATTTCTAGAAGATTATGATGATGACAGAGATGATCCCAAATACTACAG AGGAAGTGCTTTGCAGAAGAGATTGCGAGACAGGGAGAAGGAAATGGAAGCAGATGAACGggatagaaaaagagaaaaggaagaactgGAAGAAATCAGGCAACGTCTTCTTGCAGAAGGACACCCAGATCCTGATGCTGAATTACAAAGA ATGGAACAAGAGGCTGAAAGACGCCGGCAGCCACAAACCAAACAGGAGCCAGAatctgaggaagaggaagaagaaaagcaagaaaaagaagagaagagggaagaacctgaagaggaggaggaagagccagaACAAAAGCCCTGCCTTAAACCAACACTACGACCCATTAGTTCTGCTCCATCCGTTTCATCTGCAAGTGGCAATGCAACTCCCAACACTCCAGGAGATGAATCTCCTTGTGGCATCATCATCCCACATGAAAATTCTCCTGATCAGCAACAACCAGAGGAATATAGGCCTAAAATAGGACTAAGCCTTAaacttg GTGCATGCAATAGTCCTAACCAGCCCAATGctgtgaaaagaaagaaactcacTGTAGACAGTGTCTTCAATAAATTTGAAGATGAAGACAGTGATGACATGCCACGGAAAAGGAAACTGGTACCTCTGGATTATGGTGATGAAGACAAAGGCTCTTCCAAAGGCAGCGTCAACACCGAAGAGAAGCGGAAACACATTAAGAGTCTAATTGAGAAAATCCCTACTGCCAAACCAGAGCTGTTTGCTTATCCTCTTGACTGGTCTATTGTGGATTCA ACATTAATGGAACGTCGAATTAGACCTTGGATCAACAAGAAAATAATAGAATATATTGGTGAAGAAGAAGCAACACTAGTCGACTTTGTTTGTTCAAAG GTTATGGCTCACAGCTCACCACAAAGCATCCTGGATGATGTTGCTATG gTGCTAGATGAAGAAGCAGAGGTTTTTATAGTGAAAATGTGGAGATTATTGATATATGAAACAGAAGCGAAAAAAATTGGCCTGGTGAAATAA
- the RBM25 gene encoding RNA-binding protein 25 isoform X2: protein MSFPPHLNRPPMGIPTLPPGIPPPQFPGFPPPVPPGTPMIPVPMGIMAPAPTVLVPTTVSMVGKHIGIRKDHPGLKNKENDENSGPTTTVFVGNISEKASDMLIRQLLAKCGLVLSWKRVQGASGKLQAFGFCEYKEPESTLRALRLLHDLQIGEKKLLVKVDAKTKAQLDEWKAKKRASNGNSRPETTTDDEEALDEDAKRRDQLIKGAIEILIREYSSELNAPSQESDSHPRKKKKEKKEDEDINAIEMEEDKRDLISREISKFRDTHKKLEEEKGKKEKERQEIEKERRERERERERERERREREREREREREREKEKERERERERDRDRDRTKDRDRDRERDRDRDRERSSDRNKDRSRSREKSRDREREREREREREREREREREREREREREREREKDKKRDREEDEEDAYERRKLERKLREKEAAYQERLKNWEIRERKKAREYEKEAEREEERRREMAKEAKRLKEFLEDYDDDRDDPKYYRGSALQKRLRDREKEMEADERDRKREKEELEEIRQRLLAEGHPDPDAELQRMEQEAERRRQPQTKQEPESEEEEEEKQEKEEKREEPEEEEEEPEQKPCLKPTLRPISSAPSVSSASGNATPNTPGDESPCGIIIPHENSPDQQQPEEYRPKIGLSLKLGACNSPNQPNAVKRKKLTVDSVFNKFEDEDSDDMPRKRKLVPLDYGDEDKGSSKGSVNTEEKRKHIKSLIEKIPTAKPELFAYPLDWSIVDSTLMERRIRPWINKKIIEYIGEEEATLVDFVCSKVMAHSSPQSILDDVAMVLDEEAEVFIVKMWRLLIYETEAKKIGLVK, encoded by the exons ATGTCTTTCCCGCCTCACTTGAATCGCCCTCCTATGGGTATTCCAACTCTTCCGCCTGGAATTCCACCTCCACAGTTCCCAGGTTTTCCTCCACCTGTACCTCCTG GGACACCAATGATTCCTGTGCCAATGGGTATTATGGCTCCTGCACCAACG gTGTTGGTCCCAACTACTGTGTCAATGGTTGGAAAGCACATAGGAATCAGAAAGGACCATCCAGGTCtaaaaaacaaggaaaatgatGAAAATAGTGGTCCTACTACAACCGTCTTTGTAGGCAATATATCTGAAAAGGCATCAGACATGCTCATAAGACAGCTTCTTGCT AAATGTGGTCTGGTTTTGAGCTGGAAGAGAGTTCAAGGAGCATCTGGAAAACTTCAAG cctttgGTTTTTGTGAGTATAAAGAACCAGAATCCACACTACGGGCACTCAGGTTACTTCATGATCTTCAAATTGGAGAAAAGAAACTACTTGTGAAAGTTGATGCCAAGACAAAAGCTCAGCTAGATGAATGGAAGGCAAAGAAAAGGGCTTCCAATGGG AACTCCAGGCCAGAAACTACAACTGATGATGAAGAAGCACTTGATGAAGATGCAAAGAGAAGAGACCAGCTAATTAAAGGGGCCATTGAAATTTTAATACGGGAATATTCCAGCGAGCTCAATGCCCCCTCCCAAGAGTCTGACTCTCatcccaggaagaagaaaaaggaaaagaaggaggac GAGGATATAAATGCTATAGAAATGGAAGAAGATAAAAGGGACCTCATATCCCGAGAGATCAGTAAATTCAGAGATACTCACAAG AAattggaggaggaaaaaggcaaaaaggaaaaagagagacaagaaattgaaaaagaacgccgtgaaagagaaagggaacgggagcgtgagagagagagaagggagcgtgaaagagagagggaaagagagcgTGAacgagagaaggagaaggagcggGAGCGTGAACGAGAAAGAGATAGAGATCGGGACCGCACTAAAGACAGAGACCGGGACAGGGAAAGAGATCGGGACAGAGACCGTGAAAGAAGCTCAGACCGCAACAAAGATCGGAGCAGATCTAG GGAAAAAagcagagacagagaaagggaacGGGAACGGGAGAGAGAGCGGGAACGGGAGAGAGAGCGGGAACGAGagcgagaaagagaaagagagcggGAAAGGGAACGAGAAAAGGACAAGAAAAGAGAtagagaagaagatgaagaagatgcGTATGAGCGCCGTAAACTGGAAAGGAAGCTAcgagaaaaagaagcagcttatCAAGAG CGCCTTAAAAACTGGGAGATCAGAGAACGAAAGAAAGCTAGAGAATATGAGAAAGAAGctgagagggaagaagaaagacgAAGGGAGATG GCAAAAGAAGCAAAACGTCTAAAAGAATTTCTAGAAGATTATGATGATGACAGAGATGATCCCAAATACTACAG AGGAAGTGCTTTGCAGAAGAGATTGCGAGACAGGGAGAAGGAAATGGAAGCAGATGAACGggatagaaaaagagaaaaggaagaactgGAAGAAATCAGGCAACGTCTTCTTGCAGAAGGACACCCAGATCCTGATGCTGAATTACAAAGA ATGGAACAAGAGGCTGAAAGACGCCGGCAGCCACAAACCAAACAGGAGCCAGAatctgaggaagaggaagaagaaaagcaagaaaaagaagagaagagggaagaacctgaagaggaggaggaagagccagaACAAAAGCCCTGCCTTAAACCAACACTACGACCCATTAGTTCTGCTCCATCCGTTTCATCTGCAAGTGGCAATGCAACTCCCAACACTCCAGGAGATGAATCTCCTTGTGGCATCATCATCCCACATGAAAATTCTCCTGATCAGCAACAACCAGAGGAATATAGGCCTAAAATAGGACTAAGCCTTAaacttg GTGCATGCAATAGTCCTAACCAGCCCAATGctgtgaaaagaaagaaactcacTGTAGACAGTGTCTTCAATAAATTTGAAGATGAAGACAGTGATGACATGCCACGGAAAAGGAAACTGGTACCTCTGGATTATGGTGATGAAGACAAAGGCTCTTCCAAAGGCAGCGTCAACACCGAAGAGAAGCGGAAACACATTAAGAGTCTAATTGAGAAAATCCCTACTGCCAAACCAGAGCTGTTTGCTTATCCTCTTGACTGGTCTATTGTGGATTCA ACATTAATGGAACGTCGAATTAGACCTTGGATCAACAAGAAAATAATAGAATATATTGGTGAAGAAGAAGCAACACTAGTCGACTTTGTTTGTTCAAAG GTTATGGCTCACAGCTCACCACAAAGCATCCTGGATGATGTTGCTATG gTGCTAGATGAAGAAGCAGAGGTTTTTATAGTGAAAATGTGGAGATTATTGATATATGAAACAGAAGCGAAAAAAATTGGCCTGGTGAAATAA